One window of Nymphaea colorata isolate Beijing-Zhang1983 chromosome 1, ASM883128v2, whole genome shotgun sequence genomic DNA carries:
- the LOC116252899 gene encoding auxin-responsive protein IAA2-like isoform X1, which produces MEREDEEKSGRALFHLGLGVRDGRKHEGVGGLEEKDLGPKTRETELRLALPGGDWPEGRQTHLPENPCDNLHSKSRTNSVGVKRMFSDTVDGFSTKEGSIHNLVAWSSSTQPSLTVLPSKQTALLHFEQKTAVPSMAKEPPPVAMQLELKNTNTAASEQRVVVGWPPLRSFRKNFASSSSKPSGEIESYGASVKESKAESCKKGLFVKINMDGVPIGRKIDLGAYDSYKKLSVAVDELFRALLAAQRDTMSAAKDGSGEKKPITGLLDGSGDYTLVYEDDEGDRMLAGDVPWGMFVKSVKRLRVLKSSDLSGLLVPPSVSSEAKAEMKQVARDHVLV; this is translated from the exons ATGGAGagagaagatgaggagaagAGTGGGAGGGCTCTGTTTCACTTGGGGCTTGGGGTGAGAGATGGGAGAAAGCATGAAGGTGTTGGTGGTTTGGAGGAGAAGGACCTTGGGCCTAAGACCAGAGAGACAGAGCTGAGGTTAGCCCTTCCTGGAGGAGATTGGCCGGAAGGAAGGCAAACCCATCTGCCTGAGAATCCTTGTGATAACCTGCACTCGAAGAGCAGAACCAACTCTGTTGGTGTAAAGAGGATGTTTTCAGACACTGTAGATGGTTTCTCAACTAAGGAAGGAAGCATCCATAACTTAGTCGCGTGGTCTTCTTCAACACAACCTTCATTGACTGTGCTGCCCAGCAAACAGACCgcccttcttcattttgaaCAGAAGACCGCTGTGCCAAGCATGGCAAAGGAGCCACCTCCAGTTGCAATGCAGCTAGAATTGAAGAACACAAATACGGCTGCGTCAGAACAGAG gGTTGTTGTTGGATGGCCTCCCTTAAGATCATTCAGGAAGAATTTTGCTAGCTCTTCCAGTAAACCATCGGGGGAAATTGAGAGTTATGGGGCTTCTGTGAAGGAGAGTAAGGCAGAAAGCTGTAAGAAAGGGTTGTTTGTGAAGATAAATATGGATGGAGTTCCCATTGGAAGGAAAATTGACCTTGGTGCATATGACAGTTACAAGAAACTCTCCGTTGCTGTTGATGAATTGTTCCGCGCTCTTCTCGCTG CTCAAAGAGATACCATGAGTGCAGCTAAGGATGGTAGTGGAGAAAAGAAGCCTATCACAGGACTGCTAGATGGTAGTGGAGACTACACGCTGGtttatgaagatgatgaagggGACAGGATGTTGGCCGGTGATGTACCATGGGG AATGTTTGTGAAGTCGGTGAAGAGGCTGCGGGTATTGAAGAGCTCCGACTTGTCCGGGCTGCTTG TTCCTCCAAGCGTCAGCTCAGAAGCAAAGGCTGAAATGAAGCAGGTCGCTCGTGATCACGTTCTCGTCTGA
- the LOC116252899 gene encoding auxin-responsive protein IAA26-like isoform X2 produces MEREDEEKSGRALFHLGLGVRDGRKHEGVGGLEEKDLGPKTRETELRLALPGGDWPEGRQTHLPENPCDNLHSKSRTNSVGVKRMFSDTVDGFSTKEGSIHNLVAWSSSTQPSLTVLPSKQTALLHFEQKTAVPSMAKEPPPVAMQLELKNTNTAASEQRVVVGWPPLRSFRKNFASSSSKPSGEIESYGASVKESKAESCKKGLFVKINMDGVPIGRKIDLGAYDSYKKLSVAVDELFRALLAAQRDTMSAAKDGSGEKKPITGLLDGSGDYTLVYEDDEGDRMLAGDVPWGMFVKSVKRLRVLKSSDLSGLLGGSSKRQLRSKG; encoded by the exons ATGGAGagagaagatgaggagaagAGTGGGAGGGCTCTGTTTCACTTGGGGCTTGGGGTGAGAGATGGGAGAAAGCATGAAGGTGTTGGTGGTTTGGAGGAGAAGGACCTTGGGCCTAAGACCAGAGAGACAGAGCTGAGGTTAGCCCTTCCTGGAGGAGATTGGCCGGAAGGAAGGCAAACCCATCTGCCTGAGAATCCTTGTGATAACCTGCACTCGAAGAGCAGAACCAACTCTGTTGGTGTAAAGAGGATGTTTTCAGACACTGTAGATGGTTTCTCAACTAAGGAAGGAAGCATCCATAACTTAGTCGCGTGGTCTTCTTCAACACAACCTTCATTGACTGTGCTGCCCAGCAAACAGACCgcccttcttcattttgaaCAGAAGACCGCTGTGCCAAGCATGGCAAAGGAGCCACCTCCAGTTGCAATGCAGCTAGAATTGAAGAACACAAATACGGCTGCGTCAGAACAGAG gGTTGTTGTTGGATGGCCTCCCTTAAGATCATTCAGGAAGAATTTTGCTAGCTCTTCCAGTAAACCATCGGGGGAAATTGAGAGTTATGGGGCTTCTGTGAAGGAGAGTAAGGCAGAAAGCTGTAAGAAAGGGTTGTTTGTGAAGATAAATATGGATGGAGTTCCCATTGGAAGGAAAATTGACCTTGGTGCATATGACAGTTACAAGAAACTCTCCGTTGCTGTTGATGAATTGTTCCGCGCTCTTCTCGCTG CTCAAAGAGATACCATGAGTGCAGCTAAGGATGGTAGTGGAGAAAAGAAGCCTATCACAGGACTGCTAGATGGTAGTGGAGACTACACGCTGGtttatgaagatgatgaagggGACAGGATGTTGGCCGGTGATGTACCATGGGG AATGTTTGTGAAGTCGGTGAAGAGGCTGCGGGTATTGAAGAGCTCCGACTTGTCCGGGCTGCTTGGTGG TTCCTCCAAGCGTCAGCTCAGAAGCAAAGGCTGA